Proteins from a single region of Juglans microcarpa x Juglans regia isolate MS1-56 chromosome 5S, Jm3101_v1.0, whole genome shotgun sequence:
- the LOC121267957 gene encoding TIR-only protein-like: protein MQRSSPLPAKSFARKIQLHYSRNQIPTIDSPSCDVFLSHRGIDTKKTAASLLYYQLFGLGIRPFLDSRSMKPGDKLYDHISFGIRNSKIGVLLFSSGFCQSRFCLHELALMMESKKRVVPIFWDVKPSQLLVKDDGTYLEEDLQRFKRALEEAKNTVGLPFDSMTGDWSEFLGNASDAIIKNLQEVEEEEMEKNLKHQEFQFNSLFISPQKLYSYN from the exons ATGCAGCGTTCTTCACCACTTCCGGCCAAGAGCTTTGCTCGTAAAATCCAGCTTCATTATTCTCGTAACCAAATCCCAACCATAGACAGCCCTTCATGCGACGTGTTCTTAAGCCACCGAGGGATCGATACTAAGAAAACGGCCGCCAGTTTGCTTTACTACCAGCTTTTCGGGTTGGGAATTAGGCCTTTTCTCGACAGCCGAAGTATGAAACCTGGGGACAAGCTGTACGACCATATCAGTTTCGGTATCCGGAATTCTAAGATAGGTGTTTTATTGTTCTCGTCCGGATTCTGTCAATCCAGATTTTGTCTTCACGAGTTGGCTCTGATGATGGAATCCAAGAAAAGGGTTGTACCCATTTTTTGGGACGTGAAGCCCTCCCAACTTCTTGTGAAGGACGATGGAACTTATCTAGAGGAGGACCTTCAAAGATTCAAGAGGGCACTCGAAGAAGCTAAAAACACCGTTGGGCTTCCCTTTGATTCTATGACAGG GGATTGGTCAGAGTTCCTCGGAAATGCTTCAGATGCAATCATAAAGAATTTACAGGAGGTAGAGGAggaagaaatggagaagaaTCTTAAACACCAAGAGTTCCAGTTCAATTCCCTTTTTATATCGCCACAAAAGCTCTACAGttacaattaa